The following are from one region of the Oryzias melastigma strain HK-1 linkage group LG22, ASM292280v2, whole genome shotgun sequence genome:
- the arel1 gene encoding apoptosis-resistant E3 ubiquitin protein ligase 1, with product MDRRFFLTFLFCSVSWVLFWEVRWKKRKETQIEEWLHGHSISEYKHLFEDVRTLEEFSLSALSRLEEVVKEHQRWREIAEAHIQLLRDFAFQEWLCSQNLEHYYHTLKTLGCMNLDDLSQFDSQLQLSLAAWGYYYEDYIKLSTGIKILRTSRGRRDHDYEIRLVHSLAERRLNEKWSIAGALLFGCTVALCFLIRDLMFYVIGGITVSIIAFVFTIKFLCELAARVVSFLQNEDPGRRGDRSIYDYVRGNYLDPRSCKVSWDWKEPQEVGQTMSFRVQLFYKNGQPFPAHRPVGLRVNITHIELALDIPVTQEVLQEPESNVVKVAFTVRKAGRYEVAIKLGGLSVAYSPYYKIFQPGTVVPSKTKIACHFSTLVLTNGQQHTLQIEPRDEYGNPTSNSTSLTDEANYSVHVHSLGMSEDDSQEDFYSKSVSLNKQQCQVLLRMTLRKTGCFRACISYKDQPLSNGEFDIIVLSENEKACVEKNVSTPGISIYFEAYLYSSGNYSSSSWQLQASSLLVPQRRPSMEEEDEHDSPVEGQPEKVKKPKKVYCYISPKQLSVKEFYLKIIPWRLFTFRVCPGTKFTYHGPDPIHKYLTLVVDDGIQPPVELSCKDRNIMAATFIRFLHKNIGGSETFQDKVNFFQRELRHINSKKPRTKTCLKITRHAILDSSLKATRNFSVSDWCKNFEIVFQDEEALDWGGPRREWFELICKSLFDTSNQLFTRFSENNQGLVHPNADRPPHLRLKMYEFAGRVVGKCLYESALGGAYKQLVRARFTRSFLAQIIGLRMNYKYFETDDQEFYKTKVCFILNNDVSEMDLVFAEEKYSKSGQLEKVVELISGGAQIAVTNENKMHYLNLLAQYRLASQVRDEVEHFLKGLNELVPENLLAIFDENELELLMCGTGDINVQDFKAHAVIVGGSWHFREKVMKWFWAVVSSFTQEELARLLQFTTGSSQLPPGGFNTLCPSFQIIAAPTHSTLPTAHTCFNQLCLPTYDSYEELHKMLKLAISEGSEGFGML from the exons ATGGACCGCCGCTTTTTCCTGACCTTCCTCTTCTGCTCAGTGTCGTGGGTTCTCTTCTGGGAAGTACgctggaagaaaagaaaagaaacccaGATTGAGGAATGGCTCCATGGACATAGCATTTCAGAATACAAGCACCTATTTGAAG ATGTGCGAACACTAGAAGAATTCAGTTTGAGCGCCCTAAGTCGTCTAGAGGAAGTGGTGAAGGAACATCAGCGTTGGAGGGAAATTGCAGAAGCTCACATCCAGCTGCTCCGTGACTTTGCCTTTCAAGAGTGGCTTTGTTCCCAGAACCTGGAGCACTATTACCACAC GCTAAAGACTTTAGGCTGTATGAATCTGGATGATCTTTCCCAGTTTGACAGTCAGCTGCAGCTCTCTTTAGCCGCCTGGGGCTACTATTACGAAGACTACATAAAGCTGTCTACAGGCATTAAAATCCTGCGGACCTCCAGAGGGAGACGGGACCACGACTACGAGATCAGGCTGGTGCACAGCCTTGCTGAGAGGCGTCTGAATGAAAAGTGGTCGATTG CTGGAGCTCTCTTATTTGGCTGTACTGTGGCGCTGTGCTTCTTGATAAGGGACCTCATGTTTTACGTGATTG GTGGAATAACTGTTTCCATCATAGCATTTGTCTTTACCATCAAGTTCCTTTGTGAGCTTGCAGCCAGGGTTGTCAGCTTCCTGCAGAATGAGGATCCGGGGAGACGGGGTGACCGCAGCATCTATGACTATGTCCGAGGCAACTACCTGGACCCGCGTTCTTGCAAGGTGTCATGGGACTGGAAGGAGCCACAGGAAGTCGGGCAGACGATGAGTTTTAGAGTGCag CTGTTTTACAAGAATGGTCAGCCTTTCCCAGCCCATCGGCCTGTAGGTCTAAGGGTCAACATCACCCATATTGAACTGGCCTTGGACATTCCCGTCACACAAGAAGTTCTACAAGAACCTGAATCCAACGTGGTGAAAGTAGCCTTCACAGTGCGCAAAGCTGGACGCTACGAGGTCGCTATCAAGCTGGGAGGTCTCAGTGTGGCCTACAGTCCTTATTACAAGATATTCCAGCCAG GTACAGTTGTTCCTTCAAAAACCAAAATAGCATGTCATTTTTCAACTCTGGTTCTAACCAATGGCCAGCAGCACACTTTACAAATTGAACCAAGAGACGAGTATGGAAACCCCACTAGTAACTCCACTTCTCTAACAGATGAAGCCAACTACAGCGTCCATGTGCATTCT CTTGGTATGTCAGAAGATGACAGTCAAGAGGATTTCTACAGTAAGTCTGTGTCGCTTAACAAGCAGCAGTGCCAGGTTCTGCTGAGAATGACCCTCAGGAAGACGGGCTGTTTCCGAGCCTGCATTTCCTACAAGGATCAGCCGCTCAGCAATGGGGAGTTTGACATAATTGTTCTCAGTG AGAATGAAAAGGCCTGTGTGGAGAAGAACGTGTCCACTCCGGGCATAAGCATCTACTTTGAGGCATACCTTTATAGCAGCGGGAATTACAGCAGTTCCTCCTGGCAGTTACAAGCCTCCTCTTTGCTGGTGCCTCAAAGGAGGCCTTccatggaggaggaggatgagcaTGACTCTCCCGTGGAAGGGCAACCAGAAAAAGTCAAGAAACCAAAAAAGGTCTACTGCTACATATCGCCAAAG CAACTATCTGTCAAGGAGTTCTACCTGAAGATTATTCCATGGCGGCTTTTCACATTTCGAGTGTGTCCAGGAACTAAA TTTACCTACCACGGCCCTGACCCCATTCATAAATACCTTACGCTTGTGGTGGATGATGGGATACAGCCTCCTGTGGAGCTCAGCTGCAAAGATAGGAACATCATGGCAGCTACCTTCATTCGCTTCCTGCACAAAAACATTG GTGGCTCTGAAACCTTTCAAGATAAGGTGAACTTCTTTCAACGGGAACTCAGGCACATCAACTCGAAGAAACCTCGAACCAAAACCTGCCTAAAAATCACTCGGCACGCAATCTTAGATTCG TCGCTGAAGGCTACCAGGAATTTTTCGGTGTCAGACTGGTGTAAAAACTTTGAGATTGTTTTTCAGGATGAGGAAG CTCTGGACTGGGGAGGCCCGCGGAGGGAATGGTTTGAGCTCATCTGTAAGTCCCTCTTTGACACCTCCAACCAGCTGTTTACCCGCTTCAGTGAAAACAACCAGGGCCTT gtgCACCCGAATGCTGACAGGCCACCCCACCTACGCCTTAAGATGTACGAGTTTGCAGGTCGCGTGGTAGGAAAGTGTCTGTACGAGTCCGCTCTGGGTGGAGCCTACAAACAGCTGGTGCGAGCTCGGTTCACGCGCTCCTTCTTGGCTCAGATTATTGGCCTGAGAATGAATTATAAG TATTTTGAGACGGATGACCAGGAGTTCTACAAAACTAAAGTCTGCTTCATCCTAAACAATGACGTGAGTGAAATGGACCTGGTGTTTGCTGAGGAGAAGTACAGCAAGTCTGGACAGCTGGAGAAG gtggtggaGTTGATCTCTGGCGGAGCTCAGATCGCTGTTACAAATGAGAACAAGATGCATTATCTGAACCTGCTGGCTCAGTACAGACTGGCCAGCCAAGTGAGGGATGAGGTGGAACACTTCCTGAAAG GTCTGAATGAACTGGTTCCAGAAAACCTGCTGGCCATATTTGATGAGAACGAATTGGAG CTGTTGATGTGCGGGACGGGTGACATCAACGTGCAGGACTTCAAAGCTCACGCTGTGATTGTTGGAGGATCGTGGCACTTCAGAGAGAAA GTGATGAAGTGGTTCTGGGCAGTGGTGTCCAGCTTCACCCAGGAGGAGCTGGCACGTCTGCTGCAGTTCACCACAGGGTCTTCCCAGCTTCCACCAGGAGGGTTCAACACTCTGTGCCCTTCCTTTCAGATCATCGCTGCCCCGACACACAGCACTTTGCCCACTGCACACACCTG TTTTAACCAGCTGTGCCTCCCTACATACGACTCCTACGAGGAGCTGCACAAGATGCTGAAGCTGGCCATCAGTGAGGGCAGTGAAGGCTTCGGCATGCTCTGA